A portion of the Acidisoma sp. PAMC 29798 genome contains these proteins:
- a CDS encoding N-acyl homoserine lactonase family protein gives MADYSIWIMEYAFMPTAPVSVMVYGAHNQGTRKMPYGYVLIKGRGTLAMVDVGYNHKEYGQVLAEKFDVHGWQPADVVLAEAGVKPSDVEHVFLTHAHFDHAGNTDAFPNATFYLQERELSKWIWALALDRKFRWLQAATDPGDIARIVDLARQGRLVSIDGDRDDILPGIDLRLAADSHTWGSQFLTIRNDGKRDSADAWVMAGDLAYSYDNLRGTDPADPGYVPLGLAMCSQENLLFATDAMMGAVGGDYKRVVPPHDQEVADVFPSRITKTGLRISEIALADGDTSLVS, from the coding sequence ATGGCTGACTATTCGATCTGGATCATGGAATATGCCTTCATGCCGACCGCGCCGGTCAGCGTGATGGTCTATGGGGCGCATAACCAGGGCACCCGAAAGATGCCGTATGGCTATGTCCTCATCAAAGGCCGAGGCACGCTCGCCATGGTCGATGTTGGGTACAATCACAAGGAGTATGGGCAAGTCCTGGCGGAGAAGTTCGACGTTCATGGCTGGCAGCCCGCCGATGTGGTTTTGGCCGAGGCCGGGGTGAAGCCATCGGATGTCGAGCATGTCTTCCTGACGCATGCGCATTTCGACCACGCTGGAAATACCGACGCCTTCCCGAACGCGACCTTCTATTTGCAGGAGCGGGAGCTTTCCAAATGGATCTGGGCGCTCGCGCTCGATCGCAAATTCCGTTGGCTTCAGGCCGCGACCGATCCTGGTGACATCGCGCGGATCGTCGATCTCGCGCGCCAGGGCCGTCTCGTTTCCATCGACGGCGACAGGGACGATATCCTTCCCGGCATCGATCTCCGTCTGGCCGCAGACAGCCACACCTGGGGCTCGCAATTCCTGACGATCCGCAATGATGGCAAGCGCGACAGCGCCGATGCCTGGGTCATGGCCGGGGATCTGGCCTATAGCTACGACAATCTCCGGGGCACCGATCCGGCCGACCCTGGCTATGTGCCGCTCGGTCTTGCCATGTGCAGCCAGGAGAATCTCCTGTTCGCGACAGACGCGATGATGGGTGCCGTCGGCGGCGACTACAAGCGCGTCGTTCCCCCGCATGATCAGGAGGTTGCGGACGTCTTCCCGTCACGCATCACCAAGACCGGCTTGCGGATCAGCGAAATCGCGCTCGCGGACGGGGATACCAGCCTGGTGTCCTGA
- a CDS encoding McrC family protein, translated as MASRRLAEALRGRLDIREGYDGLEITSTSFVGRVDVGPLRIAIGPKLPAMPLARLLRYAYGLRDVTAVEETRSPTTRHGLHDLLISLLAAEVEELLHRGLARRYIPLSENLESPRGHILIDQMIRQGGVREARLPCRHFERRADWHLNQVLRAGLEVGARLAEDRNLRRRAHQLSSMFGDVERLVSLGADDIDRADRGLTRLTASCGPALTIIRLLHDALGIAFDSGQPPSRTPGFLFDMNVFFQRLLSRFLHDNLAGARIADEPAIRNLFAYAPDANPRQRRAPAPRPDYALFYDKELHGFLDAKYRDVWERSLPAEWLYQLSIYALASPSEVSVLLYASMSAEARDERVEVRQPVTWSNKRPASVVLRPVSLSYLAELLDPDRARSLADERRRLADQLVVPSTRNYDMLAA; from the coding sequence ATGGCGTCGCGCCGACTGGCCGAGGCGCTGCGTGGACGATTGGACATCCGCGAGGGATACGACGGACTTGAAATCACCAGCACATCATTCGTCGGCCGTGTGGACGTGGGGCCGCTTCGCATTGCGATTGGGCCCAAGCTGCCTGCGATGCCGCTCGCTCGACTGCTCCGCTACGCTTATGGGTTGCGCGATGTCACGGCGGTGGAGGAGACGAGGTCTCCGACCACCCGGCACGGTTTACACGATTTGCTGATTTCGTTGCTCGCAGCGGAGGTGGAGGAACTACTACACCGGGGTCTGGCGCGTCGCTACATCCCATTATCGGAGAATCTGGAGAGCCCGCGCGGCCACATCCTGATAGATCAAATGATCCGCCAAGGCGGCGTGCGGGAGGCGCGGCTTCCCTGCAGACATTTCGAACGTCGAGCTGACTGGCATTTGAATCAGGTATTGCGCGCCGGCCTTGAGGTTGGGGCGCGACTTGCTGAGGACAGGAACCTACGACGGCGTGCGCATCAACTTTCGTCGATGTTTGGGGATGTCGAGCGCTTGGTGAGCCTCGGCGCTGATGATATCGACCGAGCGGATCGTGGCCTAACCCGCTTGACCGCATCCTGTGGGCCAGCGCTGACGATCATCCGGCTACTGCATGACGCCCTGGGTATCGCCTTCGATTCGGGACAACCGCCGAGCCGGACGCCCGGTTTTCTGTTCGATATGAACGTCTTCTTCCAACGTCTGCTCTCCCGCTTTCTGCACGATAATCTTGCCGGTGCGCGGATCGCGGACGAACCAGCGATTCGCAACTTGTTTGCCTATGCGCCTGACGCCAATCCGAGGCAGCGCCGTGCGCCGGCACCGCGGCCGGATTACGCTCTATTCTACGACAAAGAGTTGCACGGCTTCCTGGACGCAAAATATCGCGACGTTTGGGAAAGGAGCCTCCCAGCCGAATGGCTGTATCAACTTTCAATTTATGCACTTGCCTCGCCAAGCGAAGTTAGCGTGCTGCTGTATGCCTCAATGTCTGCGGAAGCACGTGACGAGCGCGTTGAGGTTCGTCAGCCTGTAACATGGTCCAACAAGCGGCCGGCTTCGGTCGTCTTGCGTCCGGTCTCGCTATCCTACCTCGCTGAACTTCTCGACCCTGATCGAGCGAGGAGTCTGGCCGACGAGCGGCGACGGTTAGCAGACCAACTGGTAGTGCCCAGTACTCGTAATTACGACATGCTGGCAGCCTGA
- a CDS encoding AAA family ATPase — MSAAILEPQIFDELKAALNHGIASGELLTHLQIEQQTALFRERFGPAVLRDLDGEALLRLMHGRLTGETRCLAYWLEFKNDDDFSGNQFGGIGGGSALKFGIYQRQSDNAWMTGSPKAQNVLSLEGAIDFARNQRDQLVAGAEALSSLDIGDTSDEAYVKLQAAMEKAAPKLAHDGWAHKYWFLISPDRIDDYHSPRYQRFHLFKLLQMPPDEVGILDGSSPRFICAGRFIAAARELEVPVTTLNTILNRRDGAFHRYWKVGTTEGSDGGSHWAEMREGGFVSIGWSEQVPDLSEAIGQDKTTAKNRIRDFLLPAYPSNAGVASRKAGEILNFSQEISESDLVLACEGQTVLGVGKVRGPYEYDGSLGFPHKRPVEWLSLDSWRMPDQEGPRTTVYELGRSAANLLELEQRLSRRGTLPAAVSAPRPFAPAAETAPMPPLDQFALRIEAVLRRKGQVILYGPPGTGKTYRALAVANELAARHAFRKSFVDLTTSERKTVVDGDGLVRVCTFHPGWGYEDFIEGLRPTTINGRMVFEPRDGIFKRLCADASKQSNQHFFLVVDEINRGDLPRIFGELLTAIEYDKRDRQIILPVTGAVFAVPKNVFIIGTMNTADRSISIMDTALRRRFGFVELMPESNLLAGRKAGGLLLGAWLDALNTRLRLHLKRDARNLQIGHAYLMPPQPITSVAEFSRILRDDIIPLLEEYCYDDFGMLRDILGGELVDAEVGRIREEIFGTNREGDLIQAVSFEEMQPLLLDQEPADSTLAGEPSDTPVDDNEGEDDSAP, encoded by the coding sequence ATGAGCGCAGCAATTCTTGAACCGCAGATTTTTGATGAACTGAAAGCTGCGCTTAACCACGGCATCGCGTCCGGCGAGCTGCTGACACACTTGCAGATCGAGCAGCAAACAGCGCTCTTCCGTGAGCGCTTTGGACCAGCCGTGTTGCGCGATCTCGACGGTGAAGCCCTGCTGCGTCTGATGCACGGGCGCTTGACGGGTGAAACTCGGTGCTTGGCCTATTGGCTGGAGTTCAAGAACGATGATGATTTCTCCGGCAATCAATTTGGCGGAATTGGTGGTGGGTCAGCGCTAAAATTCGGCATCTACCAGCGCCAGAGCGACAATGCCTGGATGACGGGATCGCCGAAGGCACAGAACGTCCTATCGCTTGAGGGCGCCATAGATTTCGCTCGAAATCAGAGAGACCAATTGGTGGCCGGGGCTGAAGCATTGTCGTCACTTGACATCGGCGACACGTCGGATGAGGCATACGTTAAACTTCAAGCTGCCATGGAGAAGGCCGCCCCAAAACTGGCGCACGACGGCTGGGCTCACAAATACTGGTTCCTTATCAGCCCTGACCGCATTGATGACTACCATAGCCCCCGTTACCAGCGATTCCACCTTTTCAAGCTCTTACAGATGCCTCCCGATGAAGTCGGCATCCTGGATGGCAGTTCGCCGCGCTTCATCTGCGCTGGGCGTTTCATTGCCGCCGCGCGTGAACTTGAGGTGCCGGTCACGACACTCAACACAATCCTCAATCGGCGTGATGGTGCCTTTCACCGGTATTGGAAGGTTGGCACTACAGAAGGGAGTGACGGCGGAAGCCACTGGGCAGAAATGCGTGAGGGCGGTTTCGTGTCCATTGGTTGGTCCGAGCAAGTTCCCGATCTGTCAGAAGCAATAGGTCAGGACAAGACCACTGCAAAAAATAGAATTCGGGATTTTTTGCTTCCGGCTTACCCTTCTAACGCAGGCGTCGCGTCTAGAAAAGCTGGAGAAATACTGAACTTTTCTCAAGAAATCTCGGAGTCAGATTTAGTACTGGCGTGTGAAGGCCAAACCGTGCTGGGCGTAGGGAAAGTTCGCGGGCCTTATGAGTATGACGGCAGCCTTGGCTTCCCACACAAACGTCCTGTTGAGTGGCTTAGCCTCGACTCCTGGCGAATGCCCGACCAAGAGGGACCGCGTACCACGGTTTATGAACTTGGCAGGAGCGCAGCCAACCTGCTTGAGCTTGAGCAGCGGTTATCCCGAAGAGGGACGCTGCCTGCTGCGGTATCTGCGCCGCGTCCATTTGCTCCGGCGGCCGAAACCGCACCTATGCCGCCGCTTGATCAATTCGCTTTACGAATCGAAGCCGTCCTCCGCCGCAAAGGCCAGGTGATATTGTATGGTCCGCCGGGCACCGGGAAAACCTACCGGGCGTTGGCCGTCGCCAACGAACTTGCCGCCCGCCATGCGTTCCGGAAGAGCTTTGTCGATCTGACCACATCTGAGCGCAAGACGGTCGTCGATGGCGACGGTCTCGTGCGTGTCTGTACCTTTCATCCTGGGTGGGGTTACGAGGATTTCATCGAGGGTCTACGGCCGACGACGATAAATGGCCGGATGGTTTTCGAGCCGCGCGACGGTATATTCAAACGTCTCTGTGCCGATGCGTCCAAGCAATCGAACCAGCATTTTTTTCTTGTCGTGGATGAAATTAACCGTGGCGACCTACCACGCATCTTTGGGGAACTACTTACGGCGATCGAATACGATAAACGGGATCGACAGATCATATTGCCGGTCACCGGGGCAGTCTTTGCTGTGCCAAAAAACGTGTTCATCATTGGCACGATGAACACGGCGGATCGGTCCATTTCTATAATGGATACCGCACTTCGGCGGCGGTTTGGTTTCGTCGAATTAATGCCAGAAAGCAATTTACTGGCTGGACGGAAAGCGGGGGGGTTACTGCTTGGTGCTTGGCTGGACGCGCTGAACACAAGACTTCGCCTCCACCTGAAACGGGACGCACGCAACCTTCAGATTGGTCACGCCTATTTAATGCCACCGCAGCCCATCACTTCGGTAGCAGAGTTTTCGCGCATTCTACGCGACGACATAATCCCCTTGCTCGAAGAATATTGTTATGATGATTTTGGTATGCTCAGAGACATACTTGGCGGTGAACTGGTCGATGCGGAGGTTGGTCGTATTAGAGAAGAGATATTTGGTACCAATCGGGAAGGAGATCTAATTCAGGCTGTGTCATTCGAGGAAATGCAGCCACTTTTACTTGATCAGGAGCCGGCCGATAGCACTTTGGCGGGCGAGCCGTCTGATACCCCTGTCGACGACAACGAGGGTGAGGATGACTCCGCACCCTGA
- a CDS encoding DUF3363 domain-containing protein → MAGNDADDFRIKPGRSRTQRTRVRSHDLPFLQQVKAAVRKAGGNPNRIGRGSGSAGSRKGEGSGRFNAHGRGAKVVASFPKDGGGWSRDGNGARFRSRRVVVKARVVKLNPQRGSRGLKMRGTVSKAADAHLRYLQRDGVMRDGERGRAYSAQENEADGRAFIERGREDRHQFRFIVAPEDSVEMSDLRGFTRDLMRQMETDLGTKLDWVAVDHHNTGHPHTHVVVRGVLDDGRILNIAGDYIAHGVRHRASELVTLELGPQTELDVARKLATEVDAERLTRLDRMLITEQQEKGVVYLRPDAAESYTVRANRHLLIDRAKKLERYDLATETEPGRWAISEKAEPTLKALGERNDIIKTMHRALADHGIADERGPSQYVTHGKQIAHPVVGRVLAKGLAGDEMGDRLHLVIDGVDGRTHYVETADATKLDEIKRGHIVSLDPVPTKAEPRPADLNIHTMAEANGGIYRPSQHLDAMRDIIERRHGDPDAFIRSHVRRLEALRRAGHVERIDADHWKIPADIAERGVGYDAPGRPKDFAIRTLSTLDLERQIGSGGATWLDRELVADKRTPLAEAGFGQEVKDALYRRAERLVEMGHATDSGQTITIPRKTIAALERQEVDHVGRQMAAERGLSYAPSELGEYVTGRLAGVATLTSGRFAMIEDGLGFQLVPWQPVLEKRIGQHLSGIHRDDGGIEWGFGRQRGLGL, encoded by the coding sequence ATGGCAGGCAATGACGCAGACGATTTCCGCATCAAACCGGGGCGGTCCCGTACCCAAAGGACGCGCGTCCGTTCGCACGACCTGCCGTTCCTGCAACAGGTCAAGGCGGCCGTTCGCAAAGCCGGCGGCAACCCCAATCGGATCGGCCGGGGATCGGGATCGGCGGGCAGCCGGAAAGGGGAAGGCAGCGGGCGGTTCAATGCGCACGGCCGGGGCGCGAAGGTGGTGGCTTCCTTTCCGAAAGACGGTGGTGGATGGAGCCGCGACGGGAACGGCGCGCGGTTTCGTTCGCGCCGTGTGGTGGTCAAGGCGCGGGTGGTCAAGCTCAACCCGCAGCGCGGCTCACGCGGCCTGAAGATGCGGGGCACGGTGAGCAAGGCGGCCGACGCCCACCTGCGCTACCTCCAACGCGACGGGGTGATGCGCGACGGCGAGAGGGGCCGCGCCTATTCGGCACAAGAGAACGAGGCGGATGGCCGTGCCTTCATCGAGCGCGGGCGGGAGGACCGCCACCAGTTCCGCTTCATCGTTGCGCCGGAGGATTCCGTCGAGATGAGCGACCTTCGCGGCTTCACCCGCGACCTCATGCGGCAGATGGAAACCGACCTCGGCACGAAGCTCGATTGGGTTGCGGTCGATCACCACAACACCGGCCACCCCCACACCCATGTCGTCGTCCGGGGCGTCCTCGACGATGGCCGCATCCTCAACATCGCCGGCGACTACATCGCCCATGGCGTCCGCCACCGGGCGAGCGAACTGGTGACGCTGGAACTCGGGCCACAGACCGAGCTTGATGTCGCCCGCAAGCTGGCGACCGAGGTGGATGCCGAACGGCTGACCCGGCTCGACCGGATGCTCATTACCGAGCAACAGGAGAAGGGCGTCGTGTACCTTCGCCCCGATGCCGCCGAGAGCTACACTGTCCGCGCCAACCGCCATCTTCTCATCGACCGGGCGAAGAAGCTGGAACGCTACGACCTCGCCACTGAAACCGAGCCCGGACGTTGGGCCATCTCCGAGAAAGCCGAACCGACCCTGAAGGCTTTGGGCGAGCGCAACGACATCATCAAGACCATGCACCGGGCGCTCGCTGATCACGGTATCGCCGACGAGCGCGGTCCGAGCCAATATGTCACCCACGGCAAGCAGATCGCCCATCCAGTCGTCGGGCGCGTGCTCGCCAAGGGATTGGCCGGGGACGAGATGGGCGACCGGCTGCACCTGGTCATCGACGGCGTGGACGGGCGCACCCACTATGTCGAGACGGCGGATGCGACCAAGCTGGATGAGATCAAGCGGGGGCATATCGTCTCGCTCGATCCCGTCCCGACCAAGGCCGAGCCGAGACCCGCCGACCTCAATATCCACACGATGGCGGAAGCCAATGGCGGCATCTACCGGCCGAGCCAGCATCTGGATGCCATGCGGGACATCATCGAACGCCGCCACGGCGACCCGGACGCCTTCATCCGCTCCCATGTCCGCCGTCTGGAAGCGCTTCGCCGCGCCGGCCATGTGGAGCGCATCGACGCCGATCACTGGAAAATCCCCGCCGACATCGCCGAGCGCGGTGTCGGCTATGACGCGCCGGGACGACCCAAGGACTTCGCCATCCGCACGCTCTCGACCCTCGACCTTGAACGGCAGATCGGCAGCGGCGGCGCGACCTGGCTGGATCGGGAGCTTGTCGCCGACAAACGGACCCCGCTGGCCGAGGCGGGCTTCGGCCAGGAGGTGAAGGATGCCCTCTACCGACGGGCCGAGCGGCTGGTGGAGATGGGCCACGCCACGGACAGCGGGCAAACGATTACCATCCCGCGCAAGACCATCGCCGCGCTCGAACGGCAAGAGGTCGATCACGTTGGCCGGCAGATGGCGGCCGAGCGTGGCCTGTCCTATGCGCCAAGCGAGCTGGGGGAATATGTGACCGGGCGGCTGGCGGGCGTCGCCACCCTCACCAGCGGGCGCTTCGCCATGATCGAGGACGGATTGGGCTTCCAGCTCGTCCCTTGGCAGCCCGTCCTCGAAAAGCGCATCGGTCAGCATCTCAGCGGCATCCATCGTGACGATGGCGGCATCGAATGGGGCTTCGGCAGGCAGCGCGGACTCGGATTGTGA
- a CDS encoding type III pantothenate kinase, translating to MRLVIDAGNTNIVMAVHDGTGWRGIWRISTDAQRTSDEYAVWLFTLLKHCDIDPAGITTAVIGTVVPAALYHLRRLCREWLYCEPLIASSDLDWGFEIKMDTPSEVGADRLLNTLAAHQIYGGPLVVVDFGTATTFDVVDQDGAFIGGIIAPGVNLSIEALHQAAARLPRIAIGRPQVVIGRSTVPAMRSGIFWGYVGMIEGLVARIRSELGQPMKVIATGGLAPLFAEGTTIFETIDSDLTLEGLRLLALRNPTPSLANDWKRQPTGD from the coding sequence ATGCGTCTCGTCATCGATGCCGGGAATACCAATATCGTCATGGCGGTTCATGACGGCACAGGCTGGCGCGGCATCTGGCGCATCTCGACCGATGCCCAACGCACCTCCGACGAATATGCGGTGTGGCTGTTTACCCTTCTCAAGCATTGCGACATCGACCCGGCGGGCATTACGACCGCCGTCATCGGCACCGTGGTTCCGGCGGCCCTCTATCACCTCCGCCGGTTGTGCCGCGAATGGCTGTATTGCGAGCCGCTCATCGCCTCCTCGGATCTCGATTGGGGGTTCGAAATCAAGATGGATACGCCGAGCGAAGTGGGCGCCGATCGCCTGCTAAACACGCTGGCGGCGCATCAGATCTACGGCGGCCCGCTGGTTGTGGTCGATTTCGGCACCGCCACGACCTTCGATGTGGTCGATCAGGATGGCGCATTTATTGGCGGTATCATCGCGCCCGGCGTGAACCTGTCGATCGAGGCGCTGCATCAGGCCGCCGCGCGGCTGCCGCGTATCGCGATTGGTCGCCCGCAGGTAGTGATTGGCCGATCCACGGTTCCGGCAATGCGCTCCGGCATCTTTTGGGGCTATGTAGGAATGATAGAGGGCTTGGTTGCGCGAATCCGCAGCGAGCTCGGCCAACCCATGAAGGTGATCGCGACAGGCGGCCTTGCGCCGCTTTTCGCCGAAGGCACCACGATATTCGAGACCATCGATTCCGATCTCACGCTGGAGGGGCTGCGTTTGTTGGCGCTGCGCAACCCGACACCCAGCTTGGCGAATGACTGGAAGCGCCAGCCCACAGGAGACTAA
- a CDS encoding type II toxin-antitoxin system RelE/ParE family toxin: protein MIVGFRDEWLHAFFVDDVRSRNIPPDLEARLFRKLQMIDDATTDQDLRVPPSNHFEKLRGNLAEFHSIRVNQQWRLIFRWDGGRGEAADIYLDDHSYR, encoded by the coding sequence ATGATCGTTGGCTTTCGGGACGAATGGCTGCATGCCTTCTTCGTGGATGATGTCCGGTCGCGGAACATCCCGCCTGATCTTGAAGCCCGGCTGTTCCGCAAGCTTCAGATGATCGACGACGCGACGACCGATCAGGACTTGCGGGTGCCGCCCAGTAACCACTTCGAGAAGCTGCGCGGCAATCTGGCGGAATTCCATTCGATCCGCGTCAACCAGCAATGGCGCTTGATCTTCCGTTGGGACGGCGGGCGTGGAGAAGCGGCGGACATCTATCTGGATGACCACAGCTATAGGTGA
- a CDS encoding HigA family addiction module antitoxin: protein MLTTKRKPATVGEILTEEFMEPMGLTQAALAEAMGVQRKHVNELCNDRRNVTAATALILARVFGNSPDFWLNVQRRSDLWDAMHIPKERERIERARPLKSAA, encoded by the coding sequence ATGCTGACAACAAAGCGTAAGCCGGCGACGGTCGGCGAGATACTGACTGAGGAGTTCATGGAGCCGATGGGCCTGACGCAAGCAGCACTTGCCGAGGCGATGGGCGTTCAGCGCAAGCACGTCAACGAACTATGTAACGATCGCAGGAACGTGACAGCGGCAACCGCCCTCATCCTCGCCCGTGTGTTCGGCAACAGTCCGGACTTCTGGCTTAACGTTCAGCGGCGCAGCGACCTATGGGACGCGATGCATATCCCCAAGGAGCGTGAGCGAATCGAACGCGCCCGCCCACTAAAAAGTGCCGCGTAA
- a CDS encoding DUF1467 family protein, which yields MAWFTGLVLFVLVWWTLLFAVLPFMNHPTSEADPVSGWRGTPTRPFVLRTVVITTIVAVIVWLVLIGVINSGWISFRHGWIGGPADLN from the coding sequence ATGGCATGGTTCACCGGGCTGGTTCTGTTTGTGCTGGTGTGGTGGACCCTTTTGTTCGCCGTGCTGCCCTTCATGAACCACCCGACCAGTGAGGCGGATCCCGTGTCCGGCTGGCGGGGCACGCCGACGCGGCCCTTCGTGCTGCGGACTGTGGTGATCACGACCATCGTGGCGGTCATCGTCTGGCTGGTCTTGATCGGCGTGATCAACAGCGGCTGGATCAGTTTCCGCCATGGCTGGATCGGTGGACCGGCCGACTTGAATTGA
- a CDS encoding DUF2189 domain-containing protein, whose amino-acid sequence MAVIQNPVLWLWDQIRLSYGTVGSAQGDGYLPQTKTESAAPVVRHIGTADVWEALRAGLRDFAAIRTDVIFLCIIYPVVGLVLAGLSFGEGLQWLFPLAGGLALVGPIAAIGMNEMSRRREHGLTVRWPDALSVVRSPSIGAIFALAFILVIVFLIWQLVAAAIYSGTIGALAPASIGAFLHTLLFTGAGWELITIGVSAGFVFALVVLSISVISFPVLLDRHVHVMTAMRTSIRAMTTNPVPMALWAGIITVGLVLGSIPLFVGLAVVMPVLGHASWHLYRKVVAQ is encoded by the coding sequence ATGGCGGTCATACAAAATCCGGTCCTGTGGCTGTGGGACCAAATCAGGCTGTCATACGGTACGGTCGGTTCGGCCCAAGGCGATGGCTACCTCCCCCAGACCAAGACCGAAAGTGCAGCGCCGGTCGTTCGGCACATCGGCACCGCCGACGTGTGGGAAGCCCTTCGGGCCGGGTTGCGGGACTTCGCGGCTATTCGCACCGACGTTATTTTCCTCTGCATCATCTATCCGGTCGTGGGCCTCGTGCTCGCCGGCCTTTCCTTCGGCGAGGGTCTGCAATGGCTGTTTCCCTTGGCCGGCGGATTGGCCTTGGTCGGGCCAATTGCCGCCATAGGCATGAACGAAATGAGCCGTCGGAGGGAGCACGGCTTAACGGTGAGATGGCCGGATGCCCTGAGCGTCGTACGCTCCCCATCGATCGGGGCGATTTTCGCCCTCGCGTTTATTCTGGTGATCGTCTTCCTGATCTGGCAACTCGTGGCTGCCGCGATCTATAGCGGCACGATCGGCGCTCTGGCGCCAGCATCCATCGGCGCGTTCCTGCACACCCTGTTGTTCACGGGCGCAGGCTGGGAACTGATTACCATCGGCGTTAGCGCAGGCTTCGTCTTTGCCCTCGTCGTTCTCTCGATCAGCGTCATCTCGTTTCCGGTGCTGCTCGACCGCCATGTGCATGTCATGACGGCGATGCGAACCTCGATCCGGGCCATGACGACAAACCCTGTGCCAATGGCGCTGTGGGCTGGCATCATCACCGTCGGGCTGGTCCTTGGCTCAATTCCCTTGTTCGTGGGCCTGGCGGTGGTCATGCCTGTTCTGGGTCATGCCAGTTGGCATCTCTACCGCAAGGTCGTGGCACAGTAA
- a CDS encoding ribonuclease J produces the protein MTSTDDDLAFLPLGGTGEIGMNLNLYRCNGHWLAVDCGLGFGGPEHPEVDVMVPDPVFIAERRDKLLGLVITHAHEDHLGAVAWLWRQLRCPVYATPFTAAVLRRKLHEAGLLGEVPLHVVAPGGSIELGPYQIQFIAVAHSVPEAQALAITTPYGVVMHSGDWKIDPDPVVGPVTDEATLKRYGDAGILAMVCDSTNALVEGHSGSEAEVRRALPALMRNLSGRIAVTCFASNVARVESIALAAKAVGRHVAIAGRSLRNIEAAARECGYLADVPPFLNEDAASDIPDDNLLLILSGSQGEARSAMSRVAADSHPRIALGEGDTVIFSSRVIPGNERAINTVQDNLARRGVHLMTDNDHMVHVSGHPARDELRQIYALVRPTFAVPVHGEWRHLAAHAGLAKDAGATPLMLEDGDILRLAPGTPRIIDSAPVGRLAVDGNRLVPMTGGVLAARRRMMFNGIVIGSLVVDETGRIRGAAQISAPGLFDPEDPETARMIAEFTSSVADLPAPLRRDDVALAESARASLRRAVGRRMQKRPLVDVHLMRIAS, from the coding sequence ATGACAAGCACTGACGACGATCTGGCTTTCCTCCCACTCGGGGGGACGGGCGAGATCGGCATGAATTTGAATCTCTACCGCTGTAATGGACATTGGCTGGCCGTGGATTGCGGTCTCGGCTTCGGCGGCCCCGAGCATCCCGAAGTCGATGTGATGGTGCCGGACCCGGTCTTCATCGCCGAACGGCGCGACAAGCTGCTCGGCTTGGTCATCACCCACGCGCATGAAGATCATCTCGGCGCGGTCGCCTGGCTGTGGCGCCAGTTGCGCTGCCCCGTCTATGCAACGCCCTTCACGGCGGCGGTGCTGCGGCGGAAGCTGCATGAGGCCGGCCTGCTCGGTGAAGTGCCGTTGCATGTCGTCGCCCCCGGCGGCTCGATCGAGCTTGGGCCCTATCAGATCCAGTTCATCGCCGTGGCCCATTCGGTGCCGGAAGCGCAGGCTTTGGCCATCACCACGCCCTATGGCGTCGTCATGCATAGCGGCGACTGGAAGATCGACCCTGACCCCGTCGTGGGGCCGGTGACGGATGAGGCGACCCTGAAGCGCTACGGCGATGCCGGCATCCTGGCCATGGTCTGCGACTCGACCAATGCTTTGGTCGAAGGTCATTCGGGTTCCGAGGCTGAGGTGCGGCGCGCCTTGCCGGCGTTGATGCGCAACCTGAGCGGGCGCATCGCCGTCACCTGCTTCGCCAGCAATGTCGCGCGGGTGGAGAGCATCGCCCTCGCTGCCAAGGCAGTCGGCCGCCATGTGGCCATTGCTGGGCGGAGCCTGCGCAATATCGAGGCGGCGGCCCGCGAATGCGGCTACCTCGCCGATGTGCCGCCCTTCCTCAATGAGGATGCGGCTTCCGACATTCCGGACGACAACCTGCTGCTGATTCTGTCGGGCAGCCAGGGTGAGGCGCGGAGTGCCATGTCCCGCGTGGCGGCCGATTCGCATCCGCGCATCGCCCTGGGTGAGGGCGACACGGTGATCTTCTCCAGCCGCGTCATTCCCGGCAATGAGCGCGCGATCAACACGGTGCAGGACAATCTGGCCCGACGCGGCGTGCATCTGATGACCGATAACGACCATATGGTCCATGTCTCCGGCCATCCGGCGCGGGACGAGCTGCGCCAGATCTACGCACTCGTGCGGCCGACCTTCGCCGTGCCGGTGCATGGCGAATGGCGCCATCTCGCGGCCCATGCGGGACTCGCGAAGGATGCCGGCGCCACGCCACTGATGCTGGAGGACGGCGATATCCTGCGCCTCGCCCCCGGCACCCCGCGCATCATCGACAGCGCGCCGGTCGGCAGGCTGGCGGTGGATGGCAACCGCCTGGTGCCGATGACCGGCGGGGTGCTCGCCGCGCGCCGGCGGATGATGTTCAACGGCATCGTCATTGGCAGCCTGGTGGTGGATGAGACGGGCCGGATTCGCGGCGCGGCGCAGATCAGCGCGCCGGGCCTGTTCGACCCCGAGGATCCTGAGACCGCGCGCATGATCGCGGAATTCACCTCCTCGGTCGCCGATCTGCCGGCGCCGCTTCGCCGGGATGATGTCGCCCTCGCCGAATCGGCCCGTGCCTCCCTCCGGCGTGCCGTGGGGCGGCGGATGCAGAAGCGCCCGCTGGTCGATGTGCATTTGATGCGTATCGCCAGCTAA